Proteins encoded within one genomic window of Synechococcus sp. PCC 7335:
- a CDS encoding MarR family winged helix-turn-helix transcriptional regulator, giving the protein MVTMVSTFTGASDVSINTVEDMTLDPTAETAKKTVREIAQQMSHDCVARRLRQVNRTLTRLYDEALRPYGLTINQLNILAVIVSEKQIQPGQLGQALGMEKSTVSRTIDRMAKKNWLQIASGKDSRTQLLSVTPKGRQLLLAVAPIWNTLQQSVLSSRNDQNILDMLALDTAPTQSSQTERQDREVPLSADDFYL; this is encoded by the coding sequence ATGGTTACGATGGTTTCTACATTCACAGGTGCCAGTGATGTTTCTATCAATACGGTTGAAGATATGACCCTTGACCCTACCGCAGAAACAGCCAAGAAAACAGTCAGAGAAATCGCCCAGCAGATGTCTCACGATTGTGTTGCAAGAAGACTTAGACAAGTCAACCGCACCCTTACTCGGCTCTACGACGAAGCGCTAAGACCCTACGGGCTAACGATCAATCAACTCAACATTCTTGCTGTTATCGTCAGTGAAAAACAGATTCAGCCGGGCCAGCTTGGACAAGCTCTCGGCATGGAAAAATCCACCGTCAGCCGCACTATCGATCGGATGGCGAAAAAGAACTGGCTGCAGATCGCTTCTGGCAAGGACAGCCGGACCCAGCTACTAAGCGTGACTCCAAAAGGACGTCAGCTCCTGCTTGCTGTCGCGCCTATTTGGAATACGTTGCAACAAAGCGTGCTCAGTTCTAGAAACGATCAGAATATCCTCGACATGCTTGCCCTTGACACAGCGCCTACCCAAAGTTCGCAGACGGAGAGACAAGATAGAGAAGTCCCTCTATCAGCAGACGATTTTTATTTGTGA
- a CDS encoding TRAP transporter large permease subunit, translated as MITDWLGPAMFAGALALLSLGYPVAFSLGGVAILFGIIGIVLGVFDPIFLTAMPQRIFGIMNNFTLLAIPYFIFMGGMLEKSGIAEDLLETMGALFGRIRGGLAVAVVVVGALLAATTGVVAATVVTMGLISLPTMLRYGYNKDLASGVIAASGTLGQIIPPSIVLVVLADQLGISVGDLFLGSVIPGLMMAGAFVVHVLAIAFIRPNLAPALPVALIDIRGRALVSKIIKVMVPPLALILLVLGSIFFGVATPTEAGALGCFGAMILAAAKGQLRLKGIREVCDQTLRTTSMVIFILLGSTAFSLVFRGLRGDRLIADVLINLPGGNIGFLIVSMATIFILGFFIDFFEIAFIVVPLFAPIAQQLGIDLVWYGVIIGANMQTSFLTPPFGFALFYLRGIAPKEITTNNIYRGVVPFIILQLLVLVAIIAFPQLVSWLPSLSQ; from the coding sequence ATGATTACTGACTGGCTTGGGCCAGCTATGTTTGCAGGCGCACTTGCGCTTCTCTCCCTTGGCTATCCAGTCGCTTTTTCGCTGGGGGGCGTAGCCATCCTCTTTGGCATTATCGGCATTGTGCTAGGCGTGTTTGATCCCATTTTTCTGACGGCCATGCCACAGAGAATCTTTGGCATCATGAACAACTTTACGCTGCTCGCAATTCCCTACTTCATCTTTATGGGTGGAATGCTTGAAAAATCTGGCATAGCAGAAGATTTGCTAGAAACAATGGGGGCGCTATTTGGTCGAATCCGTGGCGGCCTAGCCGTAGCCGTTGTCGTCGTTGGTGCGCTGCTAGCGGCTACAACAGGCGTGGTCGCAGCTACTGTGGTGACGATGGGACTGATCTCTTTACCAACAATGTTGCGCTACGGATACAACAAAGACCTCGCTAGCGGTGTGATTGCAGCCTCTGGAACATTAGGTCAAATTATTCCGCCTAGTATTGTTCTAGTGGTTCTAGCTGACCAGCTAGGAATTTCGGTTGGAGATTTGTTTCTAGGATCGGTCATTCCAGGATTGATGATGGCAGGCGCGTTTGTTGTGCATGTCTTGGCGATCGCCTTCATCCGCCCGAATCTGGCGCCCGCGCTACCTGTGGCACTTATTGACATTCGTGGTCGGGCCCTTGTCTCCAAAATCATCAAAGTAATGGTGCCACCGTTAGCTCTAATCTTACTTGTACTCGGTAGTATCTTCTTTGGCGTTGCGACCCCTACTGAAGCAGGCGCATTGGGCTGTTTTGGCGCAATGATCTTAGCCGCTGCGAAAGGTCAGCTCCGGTTAAAAGGAATCAGAGAAGTCTGTGATCAAACCCTTCGGACTACCAGCATGGTTATCTTTATCCTGTTGGGATCGACTGCGTTTAGTCTGGTGTTTAGAGGTTTACGCGGAGACCGACTAATCGCCGATGTTCTGATCAATCTACCAGGTGGCAACATCGGTTTTTTGATTGTCAGCATGGCAACAATCTTTATTCTTGGCTTCTTTATTGACTTCTTTGAGATTGCCTTTATCGTGGTGCCGCTGTTCGCGCCAATCGCCCAGCAGCTTGGCATCGATCTAGTATGGTACGGGGTGATTATTGGTGCGAATATGCAAACCTCCTTCCTTACACCGCCTTTTGGATTTGCACTATTTTACCTACGTGGGATCGCTCCAAAAGAAATAACCACGAATAATATCTATCGCGGTGTTGTTCCTTTCATTATTCTTCAGCTACTGGTGCTAGTCGCTATCATTGCCTTTCCACAGCTCGTGAGTTGGCTACCCTCTCTCAGTCAATAG
- a CDS encoding TRAP transporter small permease subunit, with protein sequence MSLLQVAHRIDRFINAIGRLTYWLVLVMIGVGVWNVLGRYVGNAIGQNLSSNGLIETQWYLFDLVFLLGAAYTLQHNEHVRVDVFYARFNRKQKAIADLIGTLFFLIPFSILVLYFSWGAVSKSWAVRETSPDPGGLLRYPIKTMILVCFVLLILQGISEAIKNWAIIQNPSIEPILKQRLEEQTTEEQPSSGENR encoded by the coding sequence GTGTCTCTTCTTCAGGTTGCTCACAGAATCGACCGTTTTATTAACGCTATTGGCAGGCTCACCTATTGGCTGGTGCTAGTGATGATTGGTGTTGGTGTGTGGAACGTACTAGGCCGCTATGTGGGTAATGCTATTGGGCAAAATCTCAGTTCCAACGGCCTAATCGAAACGCAGTGGTATCTGTTTGATCTAGTCTTTTTGCTAGGCGCGGCTTATACCTTGCAGCATAATGAGCATGTGCGGGTTGACGTATTTTATGCGCGGTTCAATCGAAAGCAGAAGGCGATCGCCGATCTGATCGGCACTCTCTTCTTTCTTATCCCCTTCTCCATACTAGTTCTCTACTTTTCCTGGGGCGCAGTCTCTAAATCCTGGGCGGTCCGCGAAACCTCGCCTGATCCAGGCGGCCTGCTGCGCTACCCAATCAAAACGATGATTCTCGTTTGCTTTGTTCTACTCATACTACAAGGCATCTCTGAAGCAATTAAAAACTGGGCCATCATTCAGAATCCTTCCATAGAACCCATATTAAAGCAGCGGTTAGAAGAACAAACAACAGAAGAGCAGCCGTCTAGTGGAGAGAATCGATGA